The genomic interval TATCGGTAAGACCGGCAAACCCTTCAAGATGCACGTTGACTGGAGCAAGGTGCGCGAGTTTGCCCGCGCGATCAAAGATCCCAGCGCCGTTTACTTCGACCAGGATGCGGCCAAGAAGGAACTCGGCGGAATTCCCGTCCCTGTGACCTTCCTTCAGACCAGCGCGTTCTGGACCGACGAAACCTCGAGTCCCGGTTTTGGCGGCTTCGATCTGCGCCGTATCCTCCATGGCGAGCAGGAGTTCGAGTTCTTCAAGCCGATCTTC from Candidatus Binataceae bacterium carries:
- a CDS encoding MaoC family dehydratase N-terminal domain-containing protein, whose translation is MPDKSVIGKTGKPFKMHVDWSKVREFARAIKDPSAVYFDQDAAKKELGGIPVPVTFLQTSAFWTDETSSPGFGGFDLRRILHGEQEFEFFKPIFVGDTLTGVTKVSDFYEKEGGRGGKMTFLVTETEYTNQKGEKVALSRSTLIETGQAVKA